The Anomaloglossus baeobatrachus isolate aAnoBae1 chromosome 4, aAnoBae1.hap1, whole genome shotgun sequence genome contains the following window.
GCGGGCCGCTGCCCCGGCCGCAGTGAGTGGCACAGCTGGCAGCCTCTGCCCCGTCCCTCAGTGTCAGGGAGCTGTTTATTCAGGACTCGGAGCGGCACGCGTCAGGCGCACGCACTGGAACAACAGAGCGCCGAGAATGCAGCCCGGGGAGAGGGGCGGGGCCAGCGCGCACGTCCAGCTTGTGCCCATTGAAAAGGCGGCGGCGTCCGGGCGACCCCAGCACTGAGCGCTGATCCGGGGAACGTGCGGCACGGAGCTGCCCGACACACACGCGAGTGACACGAGTCTCCCCCGCTGCCCGGACACTCACTGCCAGCCACATGGACGCCACTGCCAAGGCAGATAGCGGCTCCAGCCAGCCCTTCCTGCAGCCAGCCTGCTACTATGCCCAGAGCCTAGCGCTCAGCCCGGGAGACGCCGCGCAGCCCAGCTCCAAGTCTCTGCCAAAGCAAGTGAAGAGGCAGCGCTCGTCCTCCCCGGAGCTGATGAGGTGCAAGAGGAGGCTGAACTTCAATGGCTTTGgctacagcctcccccagcagcagccggcaGCGGTGGCGCGGAGGAACGAGCGGGAGAGGAACCGGGTGAAGCTGGTGAACCTGGGCTTCGCCACCCTCCGGGAGCACGTCCCCAACGGCGCGGCCAACAAGAAGATGAGCAAGGTGGAGACGCTGCGCTCCGCGGTGGAGTACATCAgggcgctgcagcagctgctggacgaACACGACGCTGTCAGCGCTGCCTTCCAGTCCGGGGTGCTGTCACCCACCATCTCACCCAACTATGGACACGATATGAACTCTATGGCAGGCTCCCCGGTCTCCTCCTACTCCTCCGATGAAGGCTCCTATGATCCCCTGAGTCCAGAGGAACAAGATCTTCTAGACTTCACCACCTGGTTCTGAGCTTTAAGG
Protein-coding sequences here:
- the ASCL1 gene encoding achaete-scute homolog 1, producing the protein MDATAKADSGSSQPFLQPACYYAQSLALSPGDAAQPSSKSLPKQVKRQRSSSPELMRCKRRLNFNGFGYSLPQQQPAAVARRNERERNRVKLVNLGFATLREHVPNGAANKKMSKVETLRSAVEYIRALQQLLDEHDAVSAAFQSGVLSPTISPNYGHDMNSMAGSPVSSYSSDEGSYDPLSPEEQDLLDFTTWF